One Coregonus clupeaformis isolate EN_2021a chromosome 21, ASM2061545v1, whole genome shotgun sequence DNA window includes the following coding sequences:
- the retreg1 gene encoding reticulophagy regulator 1 isoform X2, whose product MSPEDRWAGMSWEIIDTDQDSRSGAGLQVTDSWTSFKLFLQESSSFKQENPGKFCLLVCSLCTFLAVLGRYIPGVLILYVLVLGIFLWPLMSAHDFGLWMKPVLHKLGFGLERFLQKIRENHEKRLLQAQADRESIEADLSSLFPRLDSTVCKEMSISDTEASDVTWTDNGTFNLSEGHTPQTENSDDLDREELFTAGLPEFPSLENGTNGEDDDDLSIGLPTPPPQPQPQHSRAKGASAPPLQWDPSTQALEFVHKMAGDVIAAAATAIIQERLEAAIGTTIPTDPHPHPRSLLFPNPTTLLPLDLAEESSSDSDVEEFELLDQSELEQLEGELGLGASAAVAAKEPKKSLSSSGGFFSKLLGRH is encoded by the exons ATGTCTCCTGAAGACCGTTGGGCAGGAATGAG CTGGGAGATCATTGATACGGACCAGGACAGCAGATCTGGAGCTGGGCTACAGGTCACAGACTCCTGGACGAGCTTCAAGCTCTTTCTGCAGGAGTCCTCCTCCTTCAAGCAGGAGAATCCAGGCAAG TTTTGCTTGCTGGTCTGCAGTTTGTGCACCTTTTTGGCTGTTTTAGGACGCTACATTCCAGGTGTTCTCATCTTATATGTTTTAG TGCTGGGCATCTTCCTGTGGCCACTGATGTCAGCGCATGACTTTGGGTTGTGGATGAAGCCAGTTCTGCATAAACTGGGCTTCGGACTGGAAAGATTCCTTCAGAAAATCAGAGAGAATCATG AAAAGAGACTCCTTCAGGCACAAGCTGACCGGGAGAGTATTGAAGCCGATCTGTCCTCTCTTTTCCCCAGG TTGGACTCCACAGTTTGTAAGGAGATGTCTATATCGGACACAGAGGCCTCTGATGTGACGTGGACAGACAACGGAACATTTAACCTGTCTGAGGGACATACGCCCCAGACTGAGAACTCAGATG ACCTAGACAGAGAAGAACTATTCACAGCGGGCCTCCCGGAATTCCCCTCCTTGGAAAATGGCACCAATGGGGAGGACGATGACGACCTGAGCATCGGCCTAcccaccccccctccccaaccccagcCCCAACACAGCAGAGCCAAGGGGGCGTCCGCGCCCCCCCTCCAGTGGGACCCCTCCACTCAGGCCCTGGAGTTCGTCCACAAGATGGCGGGCGACGTCATTGCCGCCGCCGCCACCGCCATCATTCAGGAGAGGCTGGAGGCCGCCATCGGCACCACCATACCCAcagacccccacccccaccccaggtCCCTGCTGTTCCCCAACCCCACGACACTGCTGcccctggacctggccgaggagTCGTCATCGGACAGCGATGTGGAGGAATTTGAGCTGCTGGACCAGTCCGAGCTGGAGCAGCTGGAAGGGGAGCTGGGCCTTGGGGCGAGCGCGGCAGTGGCGGCCAAAGAGCCCAAAAAATCCTTGTCTTCTTCCGGTGGCTTCTTTTCCAAACTCCTGGGCCGCCACTGA